The genomic region CCTTCAGCTCCTTGGCGGCGCGGAAGGCGACCTTCTTGCTCGCCTTGATGTGGATCTGTTCGCCGGTCGCCGGGTTGCGGCCCATGCGGGCGGCGCGCTTGCGGACCTGCAGGATGCCGAGGCCGACGATCCTGATGCGCTCGCCCTTCTTGAGGTGCTTGGTGATCCTTGTGACCATGTCGGTCAGGATCGCCTCGGCCTGCTTCTTGGACAGCTCCTGCTCTTCGGCGATGGCCGCCGCCAAATGCTTCAGCGTGATCGTCGCCGGTGTCGCTGCTTTCTTCGCCATGTCTGGCCCTCCTCGTTGCTGAATGGCTGGATTGCTGCTTTCACGCGAATGGCGCGCCGTTCGCGTCGGGAAAATGCGTCCGGAAAGGTCCTGAAAACCGCCGGTTCCGGGAACGGGCAGCGCCGGGCCGGCCACAGGAAACCCAGACGTATCAGGCCTTATTTGATTCGGGGCTTCGCTGACTACGCCGTTTCCCTTGAAAACAGGCGACAACCCGTGCCGGCGCCGCGAAAATGCCGACGCTGTGCAGGGATCCGCAACCTCCTTGACTAACCGGATGCGGGCCTTTATGCCCTCGGTCCTGCGCGGATCAATCCGATGATCGGCATCCGCGGGAGTAGCTCAGTTGGTTAGAGCGCCGCCCTGTCACGGCGGAGGCCGCGGGTTCGAGTCCCGTCTCTCGCGCCATTCATTTCAATGACTTAGCAGCGTGTTTGGCCCGGAACCATCGGACCCTCTGGACCGATGCCGTAACGAGTTGCTTGCCCTCCCGTTCACTGCACCTGGCAACTGTCGCGACAGCTCAGGACGCCGCGAGGCCAACGGCGCCGACCGGTTGAGCGGCGGCCTGCTCGCGACTGACGGATGATGCCACGCGCTGTTCGGGCGTCAGCCACCACAACAGGAACAGCAGCGCTATCCCGTTCGACAGCAGGCCTGTCGTGAGCGGCACGTTCATGATCGCCTGGACAGCGATGCCGGACGAAACCGCGATGAAGCGCGGCGACAGGTGCTTTGAGACCATCGATCCCACCGACAGGGTCAGGCCGCAGACGAATGCCGACACCGGGGCGAGCGCAAGACCGACCGATGCGATGCCCTCGGTGGCGAGGAAGGACGCGTTGAAATTGCCGTCCTGATAAATCGCTCCAAGCGTCGGGCCGAGTTCGCCGTACGGGCAGGCGGCCATGTATCGCAGGATGGAGATCTGGCAGAACCGGGTGAGCTCGTGGTGCGCAAAGAAGTCGGCGTATTGATCGAGCGCGAGCGACGGGATCGCGACGAAGCGCAGATTGATGGTGCTGAACACGATATAGTTCTTGTCGACGCCGAGAATGGCGAAAGCCGAAAGGCCGATGATCATCGGGATCAGAAATGCGACCACCGTGGCCAGCCGCGGGTCGAACCGGCCGTACAGCCAGAACAGAAACGGCAGCCAGATCGGCAGCAGCAGCACGGTCTTGTTGTTGACGACGGGATAGAAGCAAAGCGCAAGTAGCAGCACCCCGGCCGCCGGCATCCACCGCCTGCGCGATGCGAAATGCGCGAACAGGTAGGGCAGGACCGCGCCGATCATGATCCCGGTGAGATAGTTCAACAGCGCCGGCCGCACGACGGCGGTGCGGGCTGCGCCATAAGGATCGCCAAGATTGGCCCCGTAGGAGACGTCGGCGACCAGCACGGCAAGGCACGACGCCAGCAGCAGAACCGCGATGCGCTTGACGGCGGCTTCGGACAAACCGGGCCGCCAAACCGGGATATTCTGGAGCATCAGAGGGATCATCGCGGCGGCCAGCGCGGCGATCATGGCCCAGCGGGCGATGGCGTGCGGATAGTCGAACGCGCTGAAGAAGCTGAGCCAGACGAAGCCGAACACGGCTGACAGCAGCGAGAAGCCGACCAGATAACCGAAGCTGAATCGTGCCGCGACGAACGCCGGGACGAACGCGACCATGATGGCGGTGCCGAGGGCGGCCTGCGCGTTGATGCCGGATCGCCAGACATGCATCGCCGGGAATGCATGCCCGCAGGCGATCATCGAGGCGACGCTGAGGACGAAGAACCCGGGGATCGTGACCCCGACAACCAGGTCATCGCGCGTCAATGTCATCGTTCCGTCCGAATCCGAAAGCTGCCAGGCAGCTAGCCGGTCGGCCCTGAACGAAGCAAGTTAAGCAATATCTCGGTCTGTGTTGTTATGTTTCTGCCTGGCGATTCGTCACCGCGACGCCTTGTTGAATTCACAGAACGGCAACACGTTGCCTTGATCAGGCAAAGAATGCGGCGACCGCGTTGAGGTCGGATTGTCCCGGGGTGTCGCCGCGCAGATTGGCGTCGATGACGCGGCGGCAGGCGTCAACCGTGTGGGTGTCGCCCAATTCGTTGGCGGCCTCGAGGATCGACCAGACCGTGTCCAAGGGAACGTCGCCCTGCACGGTTGCCTTCGGGTCTGATAGCATCGGCGGGGCCGCGGTTAGAATTCGAACAGGTCGCGGCCGTACCGCGCCAGGTTGTGCAAGTCCGCCACCGTGCCGCGCACCGCATTGCAGCGGCGGCATTCGATGATGGTGTCGCCGGATGCGTGCGCGGGATCGGCGACCTTGATCGCCAGGCTGCCGCAATCCGTGCAGATGATCTTGAAGCCGGTTGAAATTACTTGCTGCTGCAAATTCATTGTGGCCTGCGCCTCTGTTGACGCCGACCTTGACCGACAACTTTTAAGACTGGGGTCGCGGAGCGGATCGCAATCGAGCGACCAAGTTAGGACGCGGTTAAGATTTCGCCGCGGCCGCGCGGCCCTGCAGATGCAGCGTCGGCCTGCCGAGCCCGGCCGCGGCGGCGCGCACGGCTTCGCGGGCATTGACGGTGATGATGCCGGCAGCGTGGGCCCAGACCGCGAGGTCGGAGGCGCTGTCGCCGGCGTAGATGAAGCCCTCGGGAAATGTCTTCCGCAACAGGTCGGCCTTGTTGGCGCCCTTCAGATTATGTTCGCCGTCGGAGGCGAGCACCTGGTCGATCCAAGGCAGACCCGACGCCAGCTTCCGTGCGAGCAGCGCGTCGGCAGCGGTTGCCAGCACGATGCGGCGGCCGGCCGCATTCTCGCGCTCGGCCAATGCGACGACGTCCTGGTGCAGTTCGATCCGGCTCCAGTCGATGTGCTGGCGCTGTGCGAGCCGGCGCTTCAGCGCCGCGCGGCCGCGCGTCAGCCAAGCGGCGCATGACACGACGATCAGCGGATTGCGGCGCAGGATCGAGAAGAAGCTCAGATAGAGCAGGTCGCCCGTGATCAGCGTGCCGTCGAGGTCGAGCACCAGCGGCAGCGATGCCGGGAGGCCTAGCAAAGGGGACAACCCGTCGGTGCGGGAAGCATCCTGCGGCTTCGCGATGTCGTCGCCGGCGAGGCGAGGCTTGGTCATTCGCGGCGCTCAGCCGGGTTGCGACCATGCACACGTCGATTGTGCGCACTCCGGTCTCGGTGGTCCTGCAATCGCCGTAGCCGAACCTGCTCGCAAAGGCCACACCATCCTGGTCCGTGCTTGAGACGATCGGGACCAACAAGAAAGGCCGCCCGAGGGCGGCCGTTTTGTCTGCCGAAGCCTGAAAGCGTCTTAGCGGACCGTGGAGGTGCCCGAGGAGGTGATCGCCACCGGTTTGCCGGCCTTGATGACCTGCGTCGTCTGGGCAGTCTGCGTGAAATCCGCGTTGTTCCGGGCCGAGATGCCGAGCGCCGCAATCCCGATCGCCGCAACAAGGGCAACCACCACAATCTTGAGATGGGTCGCGCGGTCAGCTGAATGGATCGAGTGGTTCATGGTCGCCTCCGGGCGTCTGTGCGCCGTCTATGGCAGGTACTGGTAAGCCCCATCTGTTTCCGGATCGTTTCGTGAGTTCCCGGAAATGGTTTCGTGCCACGGGCGGATTGGTTTCACCGTGCCTTGCGTCACACTCGCGGCCGGCTAAAACTGACCTCAGGCGCGGAAATGCGCTTGGGAGAAAAATAATAATGAAAACAATGAGAATGACCCGCCGCCGGGTGCTGGGAACCGGTTCTGCTGCAGTTGCCGCCACGATGTTTGGTAAGCCAGCCCTTGCCGCCGTCGAGTTCGATCTCAAGCTCGGTGTCAACACTCCGGAAACCCATCCGCTAACAATGCGCCTGACTGAGGCCGCCAAGGCGGTCGGCGCGCAGTCGTCCGGCCGGGTCAACATCACGGTGTTCTCCAACAGCCAGCTCGGCGGCGATCCGGAGATGCTGTCGCAGGTCCGGGCCGGCGGGATCGAGCTGTTGGCGGCGCCCAGCATGACGCTGTCGACGCTGGTGCCGCTGTCGGGGCTGCCCAGCATCGGTTTCGCCTTCCAGTCCTACGACCAGGTCTGGGCGGCGATGGACGGCGGCGTCGGCGACCTCGTGCGCGAGGCGATCACGAAGACCGGCGTCGTGCCGCTGAAGAAAGTCTGGGACAACGGCTTCCGCCAGATCACCTCGTCGTCGAGCCGGCAGCTCAACAGTGTCGACGATCTCAAGGGCTTCAAGATCCGCGTGCCGGTGACAGCATTGCTGACGTCGCTGTTCTCAGGGCTCGGCGCATTGCCGTCGAGCATCTCCTACAGCGAGCTCTATTCGGCGCTGCAGACCCACATCGTCGAAGGGCAGGAGAATCCGCTGGCGCAGGTCTCCACCGGAAAACTCTACGAGGTGCAGAAATTCTGCGCGCTCTCGAACCATTGCTGGAGCGGTTACTGGATCCTCGGCAACCGCCGCGCGATGGCCGGTCTGCCGCCCGATCTGCTCGAGCTCATCAACGCCGCGTTCGATGCCGCGGCGGTGAAGGAGCGCGCCGATCTGGTCGAGATGGACCGCTCGCTGCAGGCCGAGCTGACCGAGAAGGGCATGACCTTCAACAAGCCCGATCCCGTGCAGTTCCGGGCCGCGTTGGTGAAGGCCGGCTTCTACACGCAGTGGCAGAAGACCTATGGCGCGGATGCCTGGGCGGCGCTGGAGAAATACACCGGCAAGCTGACATGAGCGCAGCCTGACATCGCGCGCGCGATTACCTGACGCGTAATCGCGCGCGCGATCTCCCTTTGCGATGGTCGATGCATCGGCGGCGATGGCTGCCGATCGATCCGCAAGGGGAGATAAGCGATGGTCCAACCGCTTTATGCAACCGCCGGGGACGGCACAAAGCTGTTCGCACAGGATTGGGGCTCGGGCCGGCCGATGCTGCTGCTTGCCG from Bradyrhizobium elkanii USDA 76 harbors:
- a CDS encoding TRAP transporter substrate-binding protein, with translation MRMTRRRVLGTGSAAVAATMFGKPALAAVEFDLKLGVNTPETHPLTMRLTEAAKAVGAQSSGRVNITVFSNSQLGGDPEMLSQVRAGGIELLAAPSMTLSTLVPLSGLPSIGFAFQSYDQVWAAMDGGVGDLVREAITKTGVVPLKKVWDNGFRQITSSSSRQLNSVDDLKGFKIRVPVTALLTSLFSGLGALPSSISYSELYSALQTHIVEGQENPLAQVSTGKLYEVQKFCALSNHCWSGYWILGNRRAMAGLPPDLLELINAAFDAAAVKERADLVEMDRSLQAELTEKGMTFNKPDPVQFRAALVKAGFYTQWQKTYGADAWAALEKYTGKLT
- a CDS encoding HU family DNA-binding protein, whose amino-acid sequence is MQQRGGPDMAKKAATPATITLKHLAAAIAEEQELSKKQAEAILTDMVTRITKHLKKGERIRIVGLGILQVRKRAARMGRNPATGEQIHIKASKKVAFRAAKELKEAV
- a CDS encoding haloacid dehalogenase-like hydrolase translates to MTKPRLAGDDIAKPQDASRTDGLSPLLGLPASLPLVLDLDGTLITGDLLYLSFFSILRRNPLIVVSCAAWLTRGRAALKRRLAQRQHIDWSRIELHQDVVALAERENAAGRRIVLATAADALLARKLASGLPWIDQVLASDGEHNLKGANKADLLRKTFPEGFIYAGDSASDLAVWAHAAGIITVNAREAVRAAAAGLGRPTLHLQGRAAAAKS